From a single Coriobacteriaceae bacterium genomic region:
- a CDS encoding polyribonucleotide nucleotidyltransferase, which translates to MTLVSKTFELYGKTYTFESGELAKQATGACLVKQGDTTMLDTVVVSKERKNYDFFPLTVDFNEKMYAAGRIPGGYLKREGRPSEKATLTARMIDRPIRPSFPDGFRNEVHIVATSLVADQVNPFDVINVMGASLAMTLGGVPFEGPLACVRIGRNVETGEFIVNPTYEERENSDLDLELGGSADFISMVEAGAEEISEDDMLAAMKFGQEALAAFCQAQDEFVAEWEQVNGPIVKKEYPLDQPVEEVQERIFAHYDEMAAALRDADKLSRIGKVEALKESIRAEFTEEEQAAWEREIPVALKKLEKKAMRTMVVETGERVDGRAADEIRPIMVKDNYLPLVHGSGLFQRGQTQVLSVLSLGMLNEGQRLDTIEPTEGKRYMHHYNFPPFCTGETGRMGSPKRREIGHGNLAERALLPVLPDENEFPYAIRVVSEVMESNGSSSMASTCGSTLALMDGGVPIKRPVSGIAMGLIQEEGKTVVLSDIQGLEDFLGDMDFKVTGTTEGITALQMDNKATGLTFDILARALQQAKEGRAYILQKMLDVIPEPRHTTRSTAPRIVSIQVPTDKIRDVIGSGGKVIRGIQDETGASVDIQEDGTVFVGGTGESVDQAVERIKLIIKVPEPGEEYTGRVVSIQPFGAFVNLLPGKDGLLHISRVAKGRVEKVEDVLNVGDEVKVVVIEVDDRGKISLDRLDKPEAPARAEGASEGDGEHFQRRERPRRERSERSDRPRRPGDNGGRKPRRHHDAE; encoded by the coding sequence ATGACACTCGTATCCAAGACCTTTGAGCTGTACGGCAAGACCTACACCTTTGAGTCCGGCGAGCTTGCCAAGCAGGCTACCGGCGCGTGCCTGGTTAAGCAGGGCGACACCACGATGCTCGACACCGTGGTCGTCTCCAAGGAGCGCAAGAACTACGACTTCTTCCCGCTGACCGTCGACTTCAACGAGAAGATGTACGCAGCTGGCCGCATCCCGGGTGGCTACCTCAAGCGTGAGGGCCGTCCCAGTGAGAAGGCCACGCTCACGGCCCGCATGATCGATCGCCCGATTCGCCCGAGCTTCCCGGATGGCTTCCGCAACGAGGTGCACATCGTCGCCACCTCGCTCGTCGCCGACCAGGTCAACCCCTTCGATGTCATCAACGTCATGGGTGCATCCCTGGCCATGACGCTCGGCGGCGTGCCCTTCGAGGGCCCGCTTGCCTGCGTGCGCATCGGCCGCAACGTGGAGACCGGCGAGTTTATCGTCAACCCCACCTATGAGGAGCGCGAGAACTCCGATCTGGACTTGGAGCTGGGCGGATCCGCCGACTTCATCTCGATGGTCGAGGCCGGCGCCGAGGAGATCTCCGAGGACGACATGCTCGCCGCCATGAAGTTTGGCCAGGAGGCCCTTGCCGCTTTCTGCCAGGCTCAGGACGAGTTTGTCGCCGAGTGGGAGCAGGTCAACGGCCCCATCGTCAAGAAGGAGTACCCGCTCGACCAGCCCGTCGAGGAGGTCCAGGAGCGCATCTTCGCCCACTACGACGAGATGGCAGCCGCCCTTCGTGACGCCGACAAACTCTCTCGTATCGGTAAGGTCGAGGCTCTGAAGGAGTCCATCCGCGCCGAGTTCACCGAGGAGGAGCAGGCCGCTTGGGAGCGCGAGATCCCCGTGGCGCTCAAGAAGCTCGAGAAGAAGGCCATGCGCACCATGGTCGTCGAGACCGGCGAGCGCGTCGACGGCCGTGCCGCCGATGAGATCCGCCCCATCATGGTGAAGGACAACTACCTGCCGCTCGTTCACGGCTCCGGCCTGTTCCAGCGTGGCCAGACCCAGGTGCTTTCCGTCCTGTCGCTCGGCATGCTCAACGAGGGCCAGCGTCTGGATACCATCGAGCCCACCGAGGGCAAGCGCTACATGCACCACTATAACTTCCCGCCGTTCTGCACCGGCGAGACCGGCCGTATGGGCAGCCCCAAGCGCCGCGAGATCGGCCACGGCAACCTTGCCGAGCGCGCCCTGCTTCCGGTGCTCCCCGACGAGAACGAGTTCCCCTACGCCATCCGCGTCGTCTCCGAGGTCATGGAGTCCAACGGCTCCTCTTCGATGGCTTCGACCTGCGGCTCCACGCTCGCCCTTATGGACGGCGGCGTGCCCATTAAGCGCCCGGTCTCCGGTATCGCCATGGGCCTGATCCAGGAGGAGGGCAAGACCGTGGTCCTGTCCGACATCCAGGGTCTCGAGGACTTCCTGGGCGACATGGACTTTAAGGTCACCGGCACCACCGAGGGCATCACCGCCCTGCAGATGGACAACAAGGCCACCGGCCTTACCTTTGACATCCTGGCCCGCGCCCTGCAGCAGGCCAAGGAGGGTCGTGCGTACATCCTGCAGAAGATGCTCGATGTGATCCCCGAGCCGCGCCACACCACGCGCAGCACCGCCCCGCGCATCGTCTCCATCCAGGTCCCGACCGACAAGATCCGCGACGTCATCGGTTCCGGCGGCAAGGTCATCCGCGGCATCCAGGACGAGACCGGCGCTTCGGTCGACATCCAGGAGGACGGCACCGTCTTTGTCGGCGGCACCGGCGAGTCCGTCGACCAGGCCGTCGAGCGCATCAAGCTCATCATCAAGGTTCCCGAGCCGGGCGAGGAGTACACCGGTCGCGTTGTCTCCATCCAGCCGTTCGGCGCCTTCGTGAACCTGCTGCCCGGTAAGGACGGCCTGCTGCACATCTCCCGCGTCGCCAAGGGCCGCGTGGAGAAGGTCGAGGACGTCCTCAATGTGGGCGACGAGGTCAAGGTCGTCGTCATCGAAGTCGATGACCGCGGCAAGATTTCGCTCGATCGTCTGGATAAGCCCGAGGCCCCGGCTCGCGCCGAGGGTGCCTCAGAGGGCGACGGCGAGCACTTCCAGCGCCGTGAGCGTCCGCGTCGCGAGCGCTCCGAGCGCAGCGACCGTCCGCGCCGTCCCGGCGACAACGGAGGCCGCAAGCCCCGCCGTCACCACGACGCCGAGTAA
- the rimO gene encoding 30S ribosomal protein S12 methylthiotransferase RimO, whose amino-acid sequence MDTPLGSVLYITLGCAKNEVDTDRMRSLLTAAGYEEAFDPQDADIAIVNTCSFLASATSESIETTLELANEVQDGVRSCPIVMCGCVPSRYGDDLPDELPEVAAFVKADEEDGIVAVIDGVLGVEREIAAYIPQVKRTVEGAVAYVKISDGCNRFCSFCMIPYIRGRYHSRNAESIISEVRDLVAGGVREIVLIGQDTGIWGTDFADEDAAEGSPRNLAQLLRAVAEAVRPHNVWVRVLYLQPEGMTDELIETIRDTPEVLPYIDIPVQHCDARILKAMRRSGSRQELEDLFRDLRERIPGIVIRSTAMVGFPTETDDEFRDLIDFMDTVGFDYTSVFAYSREEGSLAAKMEGQVDEEVKLERAQEAMDLAESLGFAATAAHVGERAQVIVDGIEETEDGAELIGHAWFQAPDSDGAVHLDASEASVGDILTVEFTDSFCYELIGHVVE is encoded by the coding sequence ATGGATACACCGTTGGGCTCCGTGCTCTACATCACCCTCGGGTGCGCTAAGAACGAGGTTGACACCGACCGCATGCGTTCTCTTTTGACCGCCGCAGGCTACGAGGAGGCATTCGACCCGCAGGATGCCGATATCGCCATCGTCAATACATGCTCGTTCCTCGCCTCCGCAACGTCCGAGAGCATCGAGACCACGCTCGAGCTCGCCAATGAGGTTCAGGACGGCGTTCGTTCTTGCCCCATCGTCATGTGCGGCTGTGTGCCGTCGCGCTATGGCGACGACCTGCCCGACGAGCTGCCCGAGGTCGCTGCCTTTGTGAAGGCCGACGAGGAGGACGGCATCGTGGCGGTCATCGATGGCGTGCTGGGTGTCGAGCGTGAAATCGCGGCCTATATCCCTCAGGTCAAGCGTACCGTCGAGGGTGCCGTTGCCTACGTCAAGATTTCCGATGGCTGCAATCGTTTTTGCAGCTTCTGCATGATCCCCTACATTCGCGGTCGCTATCATTCGCGCAATGCCGAGAGCATTATCTCCGAGGTGCGCGACCTGGTTGCTGGCGGTGTGCGCGAGATTGTGCTGATCGGCCAGGACACGGGCATTTGGGGTACCGACTTTGCCGACGAGGACGCCGCCGAGGGCTCGCCGCGCAATCTGGCGCAGCTACTGCGTGCCGTCGCCGAGGCCGTGCGCCCGCACAACGTCTGGGTCCGCGTTCTCTATCTGCAGCCCGAGGGCATGACTGACGAACTCATCGAGACGATTCGCGATACGCCCGAGGTGCTGCCCTATATCGATATCCCCGTGCAGCACTGCGACGCGCGCATTCTCAAGGCCATGCGTCGCTCCGGTTCGCGCCAGGAGCTCGAGGATCTGTTCCGCGACCTTCGCGAGCGCATCCCCGGCATCGTGATTCGTTCCACGGCCATGGTCGGCTTCCCGACCGAGACCGACGACGAGTTCCGCGACCTTATCGACTTTATGGACACCGTCGGCTTTGACTACACGAGTGTCTTTGCCTACTCTCGTGAGGAAGGCAGCCTGGCCGCTAAGATGGAGGGTCAGGTCGACGAAGAAGTCAAGCTCGAGCGCGCCCAGGAGGCCATGGACCTGGCCGAGTCGCTCGGTTTTGCCGCCACCGCCGCACATGTGGGCGAGCGCGCCCAGGTGATCGTCGACGGTATCGAAGAAACCGAGGACGGCGCCGAGCTGATCGGCCATGCCTGGTTCCAGGCGCCCGATTCCGATGGCGCGGTCCACTTGGACGCCAGTGAGGCGTCCGTGGGCGATATTCTGACTGTCGAGTTTACCGATAGCTTCTGCTATGAGCTTATCGGCCATGTTGTGGAGTAG
- a CDS encoding ribonuclease J: MAAKKSSPLKIIPLGGLDGIGKNMTVFECGDDMVLVDAGLMFPDDSQPGIDLVLPDYTYVLENEEKLRGIVVTHGHEDHTGSLPYLLQDLNNKVPIFSSKLTLGFIEGKLSEFRIRAPKFREVKGGSHVNLGGISLDFFSMTHSIPGALGVFIRTNQGTVMHTGDFKLDQTPIDGVTPDYAAISRFAKQGIDLLLSDSTNATVPGFTKSEAEVGPNLLHAIKNAPGRVFVASFSSHIHRLQQICDAARKCGRKVVVTGRSMLTNTRVARELGYLNIDDADIIDAFDIDNLPDDKIVVMCTGSQGEPLSALSRMANGEHKTLSIHEGDTVILSATPVPGNEKAVQQVVNSLAKLGCDVWDKNRALVHVSGHGSQEELKLLMAMAKPTYFMPVHGEAVHLRAHAQLARKMGIKDDHIFILDNGDTLEMRGGIVKRGTPVESGVVYVDGLRIGDTDPIVLRDRQKLANDGMVTAVAIVSLKHKKIEAIEFSGRGVSFAIDDQFSEDASASIMKTIEKGKFSFTSSGSDAIRKAVRDSLSNFIWSRTRTRPMIIPVVMEV, translated from the coding sequence ATGGCAGCTAAAAAATCATCTCCCTTGAAGATCATCCCGCTTGGCGGCCTTGACGGTATCGGCAAGAACATGACGGTCTTCGAGTGCGGCGACGACATGGTACTCGTCGACGCTGGCCTCATGTTCCCCGACGACTCCCAGCCCGGTATCGACCTGGTGCTTCCTGACTACACCTACGTTCTTGAAAACGAGGAGAAGCTCCGCGGTATCGTCGTCACCCACGGCCACGAGGACCACACCGGTTCGCTTCCGTACCTGCTGCAGGACCTCAACAACAAGGTGCCCATCTTCTCGAGCAAGCTGACGCTTGGCTTTATCGAGGGCAAGCTTTCTGAGTTCCGCATTCGCGCACCCAAGTTCCGCGAGGTCAAGGGCGGCAGCCATGTCAACCTCGGTGGCATCTCGCTCGACTTCTTCTCGATGACGCACTCCATCCCCGGCGCTCTGGGCGTGTTCATCCGCACCAATCAGGGCACCGTTATGCACACCGGCGACTTTAAGCTCGACCAGACGCCCATCGACGGCGTCACGCCCGACTATGCCGCTATCAGCCGCTTTGCCAAGCAGGGCATCGATCTGCTGCTTTCCGACTCCACCAATGCCACGGTTCCCGGCTTTACCAAGTCCGAGGCCGAGGTTGGTCCCAACTTGCTGCACGCCATCAAGAACGCCCCGGGTCGCGTGTTCGTCGCGTCGTTCTCGAGCCATATCCATCGCCTGCAGCAGATCTGCGATGCCGCCCGCAAGTGCGGCCGTAAGGTCGTTGTGACCGGTCGCTCCATGCTCACCAACACCCGCGTTGCGCGCGAGCTGGGCTACCTCAACATCGACGATGCCGATATCATCGATGCCTTCGATATCGATAACCTGCCCGACGACAAGATCGTCGTCATGTGCACCGGTTCGCAGGGCGAGCCGCTGTCGGCCCTGTCCCGCATGGCCAACGGAGAGCACAAGACGCTCTCCATCCACGAGGGCGATACCGTCATCCTCTCGGCAACTCCTGTTCCCGGCAACGAGAAGGCCGTCCAGCAGGTCGTCAACAGCCTGGCCAAGCTCGGTTGCGACGTGTGGGATAAGAACCGCGCTCTTGTCCACGTCTCGGGCCACGGTAGCCAGGAGGAGCTCAAGCTCCTGATGGCCATGGCCAAGCCCACGTACTTTATGCCGGTTCACGGTGAAGCCGTGCATCTGCGCGCCCATGCCCAGCTGGCTCGCAAGATGGGCATCAAGGACGATCATATCTTTATCCTCGATAACGGCGACACGCTCGAGATGCGCGGCGGTATCGTCAAACGCGGTACGCCCGTCGAGTCCGGCGTCGTCTACGTCGACGGCCTGCGTATCGGCGATACCGACCCCATTGTCCTGCGCGATCGCCAGAAGCTCGCCAACGACGGCATGGTCACGGCCGTTGCTATCGTCTCGCTCAAGCACAAGAAGATCGAGGCCATCGAGTTCTCGGGCCGCGGCGTCTCGTTTGCCATCGACGACCAGTTCTCCGAGGATGCCTCCGCGTCCATTATGAAGACGATCGAGAAGGGCAAGTTTAGCTTTACGAGCAGCGGCTCCGATGCCATTCGCAAGGCCGTGCGCGATTCGCTCTCCAACTTTATTTGGAGCCGTACGCGCACCCGTCCGATGATCATCCCGGTCGTCATGGAGGTTTAG
- a CDS encoding YajQ family cyclic di-GMP-binding protein has translation MAKDSSFDVVSEVNMQEVDNAFQQTTREISQRYDLKDSGATIELSKGDKLFTISAPADFVSKQIIDVLSSKLIKRGIDLKAVSWDAPQAASGGTVRVLGHIVEGIDQATAKKINKDIKDQKFKVKVTIEADKLRVSSASKDALQTVIQFLRDQDYGQPLQFTNYR, from the coding sequence ATGGCTAAAGATTCCAGCTTCGACGTCGTGTCCGAGGTCAACATGCAAGAGGTCGACAACGCCTTCCAGCAGACCACGCGCGAGATTTCCCAGCGCTATGACCTTAAGGATTCCGGCGCCACGATCGAGCTTTCGAAGGGCGACAAACTCTTTACGATCAGCGCCCCGGCTGACTTTGTCTCTAAGCAGATTATCGACGTGCTGAGCTCCAAGCTCATCAAGCGCGGCATCGACCTCAAGGCTGTCTCGTGGGATGCTCCGCAGGCGGCGTCGGGCGGCACCGTGCGCGTGCTCGGCCATATCGTCGAGGGTATCGACCAGGCGACCGCCAAGAAGATCAACAAGGACATCAAGGACCAAAAATTCAAGGTCAAGGTGACCATCGAGGCCGACAAGCTGCGTGTTTCCTCTGCTTCGAAGGACGCGTTGCAGACCGTGATTCAGTTCCTGCGCGACCAGGATTACGGCCAGCCGCTACAGTTCACCAACTACCGCTAA
- a CDS encoding helix-turn-helix domain-containing protein: MAARFGDMLLEQRRRMGLSIQQVANTIKIRPQIIEFFETGNFASMPPRGYAQGMISSYARFLGLNPREVVNAYFDDLMAYERETSQQGGRFQDAAGYVNSRSSVDNGRFLMVQGGRSTRYGQRPQQAGYITETGSGEEIRSQRDRFRSTPMPEDRALPAARGVARDPRAGYGDGGYSDRGYRGASTGRSRGGYADADTTQVTPRLRSQSQPYGQRSSAPRSGQRGYQGRGELAPRSGQRSLQGQGGYRGRSDSNRGRMPQGGGRSSSNRGRGGSRTPQNNGLDPRIVYAGIGAVALLLIVLIVVLLRGCASSAPETTPETLTATKTTTKKSSKKTETVDEDEDTDEATDESTDSDATKTTAKKEENEVTKVKVSVAKGKTAWIEVKVDGKSVYGAQATGPFEQEYTPESSIEITTSKPSDVTVTKNGEKVRYDTKTSGVARVTITVPKKETTDSENGESSDGTDTTDGADTTDVTDAQSTDGADTATDDQTPTDSTDYSYDSY; this comes from the coding sequence ATGGCTGCACGCTTTGGTGACATGCTGCTCGAGCAGCGTCGCCGAATGGGCCTTTCCATTCAGCAGGTCGCCAACACCATCAAAATCAGGCCGCAGATCATCGAGTTTTTCGAGACCGGTAACTTTGCTTCGATGCCGCCGCGCGGCTATGCGCAGGGCATGATTTCGAGCTATGCTCGCTTTTTGGGCCTCAATCCGCGTGAGGTCGTCAATGCCTACTTTGACGACCTTATGGCATACGAACGCGAGACGTCGCAGCAGGGCGGTCGTTTTCAGGACGCCGCCGGCTACGTCAATTCGCGTTCCTCGGTCGATAACGGGCGCTTCCTGATGGTTCAGGGCGGTCGTTCGACCCGCTATGGACAGCGTCCTCAGCAGGCAGGTTATATTACCGAGACGGGTTCGGGCGAGGAGATTCGCTCACAGCGTGACCGGTTCCGCAGTACGCCGATGCCCGAGGACCGTGCACTTCCCGCTGCCCGAGGCGTGGCGCGTGACCCTCGTGCCGGCTACGGCGACGGCGGCTATTCCGATCGCGGTTACCGTGGTGCCTCTACGGGACGCTCTCGCGGTGGCTATGCGGATGCCGATACCACGCAGGTGACGCCGCGTCTTCGCTCTCAATCACAGCCGTATGGCCAGCGCTCTTCGGCTCCGCGTTCGGGTCAGCGTGGCTATCAAGGCCGCGGTGAACTTGCGCCCCGCTCGGGTCAGCGCAGCCTTCAGGGCCAGGGTGGCTATCGCGGCCGTTCCGATAGCAATCGTGGTCGTATGCCTCAGGGAGGCGGCCGCAGCAGTTCCAATCGTGGACGCGGCGGATCACGTACTCCTCAAAACAACGGGCTCGATCCACGTATCGTCTACGCCGGCATCGGTGCCGTTGCGCTGCTGTTGATTGTGCTCATCGTGGTGCTTCTGCGCGGCTGCGCATCTTCGGCGCCCGAGACCACGCCCGAGACGCTCACTGCTACCAAGACGACGACCAAGAAGTCTTCTAAGAAGACCGAAACGGTCGACGAGGACGAAGACACCGATGAGGCGACGGATGAGTCGACTGACTCGGACGCTACCAAGACGACGGCCAAGAAGGAAGAGAACGAGGTCACGAAGGTCAAAGTCTCCGTTGCCAAGGGAAAGACCGCGTGGATTGAGGTCAAGGTCGACGGCAAGTCGGTCTATGGCGCCCAAGCGACTGGCCCCTTTGAGCAGGAGTACACGCCCGAGTCCTCGATCGAGATCACCACGTCCAAGCCTTCCGATGTCACCGTTACCAAGAACGGTGAAAAGGTCCGTTACGATACCAAGACCTCGGGCGTGGCGCGTGTGACGATCACCGTTCCCAAGAAGGAGACGACTGATTCCGAGAATGGTGAAAGTTCTGATGGTACCGACACCACCGATGGTGCCGATACCACCGACGTTACCGATGCCCAGTCCACGGATGGCGCCGATACCGCAACTGACGATCAGACACCCACCGATTCTACCGACTATTCGTACGATAGCTACTAA
- the pgsA gene encoding CDP-diacylglycerol--glycerol-3-phosphate 3-phosphatidyltransferase gives MANESNKELTSVWTPANIVTCVRIVFIPVFMIVSALSHTSVAGTDWSTFDGPLAAAAFILYVILSCTDKVDGYLARSRNEITDFGKFLDPIADKLLVFSALLLFLDFGAVTVWSVFIILFRELLVSALRMVASAAGVVVAADKLGKYKTATTMVSICGYLCVFALSGLNLAPVALTLGIYGVSRFLYAVAVILTVISGAQYFWNCRKIVFSV, from the coding sequence GTGGCAAACGAGAGCAATAAGGAACTGACGAGTGTTTGGACGCCCGCCAACATCGTGACGTGCGTTCGCATCGTCTTTATCCCGGTGTTCATGATCGTGTCGGCGCTTTCTCACACGAGTGTTGCCGGTACGGATTGGAGCACCTTCGACGGCCCGCTCGCCGCCGCTGCCTTCATTCTGTATGTGATCCTGTCGTGCACCGATAAGGTCGACGGTTATCTGGCGCGTTCGCGCAACGAGATCACCGACTTCGGTAAATTCTTGGACCCCATCGCCGATAAGCTGCTCGTGTTCTCGGCCCTGCTGCTGTTCTTGGATTTTGGCGCGGTGACCGTGTGGTCGGTGTTCATCATCCTGTTCCGTGAGCTGCTGGTGAGCGCCCTTCGCATGGTTGCGAGTGCGGCCGGTGTGGTCGTTGCGGCCGATAAGCTCGGCAAGTACAAGACAGCGACTACGATGGTTTCCATCTGCGGCTATCTGTGCGTCTTTGCGTTGTCTGGCCTTAACCTGGCCCCGGTGGCGCTGACGCTCGGTATCTATGGCGTCTCACGCTTCCTGTACGCCGTGGCCGTTATCCTGACCGTTATCTCGGGCGCTCAGTACTTCTGGAACTGCCGCAAGATCGTCTTTTCGGTCTAG
- a CDS encoding DNA translocase FtsK yields MARGSAQNAKGNKANNQPASAKGAGSHLRANKGHEADFDDFEPLVEPSANRDIAGVVIAVLAIASFIAVISPATAPVTAAVAGFYHLGFGLGAYVLPIVILLFAATLFLGEDSPLNARSVAGGAVVFIAVVSILSLMAPGTSDSCDLMFTPQNLSASGGYIGAFIASALQNALGKPIAMVVLLGLVVVGLVIIGFSVGGVLRSARDRAADFAERRRADVNASPWGDDEALSVPGVARPHLSILRQKGSDAAVTMVMGNDADPVLDDDDEDEDPFVDVSDAVEAERAKTTLLPRRHAKKGKTVPKLNTSEPDPSWSESEIELTEGDDEDDEAPIEIAKTTLLPRRHAKRDQVTGQLSMEDDPDKIDESEPPFAVNPVSAAPQIPDFLKHPKVADAPALSAVESAAASDGGADGGAADNEGEEEDGLKLPPLEILHANPQSASSASSDKELEQTAESLQSTLLEFGRSARVVGWIAGPTVTTFKLQPGEGERVSKISSLEDDIALSLAAQSVRIFAPIPGTSLVGIEIPNRKRQNVNLGDVLPYVKGGPLELAIGRDAEGTPVVADLAKMPHLLIAGTTGSGKSVMINSIITTLLMRALPEDVRLIMVDPKRVELAGYNGLPHLYVPVVTEPKQAASALQWAVSEMERRLKVFERLNVRKISTYNEKQAAGEFEHYDNPPQKMPYLVIIIDELSDLMMVAGKDVEASIVRIAQLGRAAGIHLIVATQRPSSNVVTGLIKANITNRIAFNVATGIDSRVIIDQMGAEKLTGLGDMLFSKVDWGKPRRIQGCFVSDDEINEIVEFVKSQSEPDYHEEILSAVAPASMSMAGGGGIVRTGVAEPQDDDPLIWEAAHIVVESQLGSTSGLQRRLKVGYARAGRIMDMLEEKGVVGPPDGSKPREVLLDEEGLAALESVDAEMAREDREFGGF; encoded by the coding sequence TTGGCGCGCGGATCTGCACAAAACGCCAAAGGCAATAAGGCCAATAACCAACCGGCATCTGCTAAGGGTGCCGGTTCCCATCTGCGTGCCAATAAGGGCCACGAGGCCGACTTCGACGATTTTGAGCCCCTGGTCGAGCCCTCGGCCAACCGCGATATCGCCGGCGTGGTCATCGCCGTTTTGGCGATTGCGTCCTTCATTGCCGTGATTTCGCCGGCGACCGCACCCGTTACGGCTGCGGTTGCCGGTTTCTACCACCTGGGCTTTGGTCTGGGCGCCTACGTGCTGCCGATCGTCATTTTGCTGTTTGCCGCCACGCTCTTTTTAGGTGAGGACTCGCCGCTCAACGCGCGCTCGGTCGCGGGCGGAGCCGTGGTCTTTATCGCCGTTGTCTCCATTCTTTCTCTGATGGCGCCGGGTACGAGCGACTCGTGTGACCTTATGTTCACGCCGCAAAATCTGTCCGCCTCGGGTGGCTACATCGGTGCGTTTATTGCGAGTGCGCTGCAAAATGCCCTGGGTAAGCCTATCGCGATGGTAGTCCTGCTGGGCCTTGTCGTCGTGGGCTTGGTCATCATTGGCTTTTCGGTGGGCGGCGTTTTGCGCTCTGCCCGCGACCGTGCGGCAGATTTTGCCGAGCGCCGTCGTGCCGACGTCAACGCGAGTCCGTGGGGTGACGACGAAGCTCTGTCGGTGCCCGGCGTTGCCCGTCCGCACCTGAGCATTCTTCGTCAAAAGGGTTCCGATGCTGCCGTGACCATGGTCATGGGCAACGATGCGGACCCGGTTTTGGACGATGACGACGAGGATGAGGATCCGTTTGTCGACGTGTCCGATGCCGTGGAGGCCGAGCGCGCTAAGACGACGCTGCTACCACGCCGTCATGCCAAGAAGGGCAAGACGGTTCCCAAGCTCAATACGAGTGAGCCCGACCCGTCTTGGTCCGAGAGCGAGATTGAGCTCACCGAGGGCGATGACGAGGACGACGAGGCTCCGATTGAGATCGCAAAGACAACTTTGCTGCCGCGTCGCCATGCAAAGCGCGACCAGGTAACCGGTCAGCTTTCGATGGAAGACGACCCCGATAAGATCGACGAGTCCGAGCCGCCGTTTGCCGTGAATCCTGTCTCGGCAGCACCTCAGATCCCCGACTTCTTGAAGCATCCCAAGGTTGCCGATGCGCCTGCCTTGAGTGCTGTCGAATCGGCTGCGGCTAGCGATGGGGGAGCGGACGGCGGCGCCGCAGATAACGAGGGCGAAGAAGAGGACGGCCTCAAACTTCCGCCGCTCGAGATTCTGCATGCCAACCCGCAGTCGGCTTCCTCCGCGTCTTCTGACAAGGAGCTGGAACAGACTGCCGAGTCGCTTCAGTCCACCTTGCTGGAGTTTGGTCGTAGTGCCCGCGTGGTCGGCTGGATCGCCGGCCCCACGGTGACGACCTTTAAGCTGCAACCTGGCGAGGGCGAGCGCGTGAGCAAGATTTCGAGCCTCGAGGACGATATCGCGCTATCGCTTGCTGCCCAGTCGGTGCGTATCTTTGCCCCGATCCCCGGCACCTCGCTCGTGGGCATCGAGATTCCCAACCGCAAGCGCCAGAACGTCAACCTGGGCGACGTGTTGCCCTATGTGAAGGGCGGTCCGCTCGAGCTTGCCATCGGCCGCGATGCCGAGGGTACGCCGGTCGTCGCCGACCTCGCCAAGATGCCCCACCTGCTGATCGCCGGTACCACGGGTTCTGGTAAGTCGGTCATGATCAACTCCATCATCACGACTCTGCTCATGCGCGCTCTCCCCGAGGACGTTCGCCTGATCATGGTCGACCCCAAGCGCGTCGAGCTTGCGGGCTATAACGGTCTGCCGCATCTCTATGTGCCCGTGGTGACCGAGCCCAAGCAGGCCGCGAGCGCTCTGCAATGGGCCGTGTCCGAGATGGAGCGACGCCTGAAGGTCTTCGAGCGTCTCAACGTGCGTAAGATCTCGACCTACAACGAAAAGCAGGCCGCCGGCGAGTTTGAGCATTACGACAATCCGCCGCAAAAGATGCCCTACCTGGTCATCATCATTGACGAGCTCTCGGACCTAATGATGGTTGCCGGTAAGGATGTCGAGGCCTCGATCGTGCGTATCGCCCAGCTGGGCCGTGCCGCCGGAATTCACCTCATCGTGGCTACGCAGCGTCCGAGCTCCAACGTGGTGACGGGCCTTATCAAGGCCAACATCACCAACCGTATCGCCTTTAACGTCGCTACGGGTATCGACTCGCGCGTCATCATCGACCAGATGGGTGCCGAAAAGCTCACTGGTTTGGGCGACATGCTGTTCTCAAAGGTCGACTGGGGCAAGCCTCGCCGTATCCAGGGCTGCTTTGTCTCGGATGACGAAATCAACGAGATTGTCGAGTTCGTCAAGTCGCAGAGCGAGCCCGACTACCACGAGGAGATCCTGTCTGCCGTGGCGCCCGCTTCCATGTCCATGGCGGGTGGCGGCGGCATTGTCCGCACCGGAGTCGCCGAGCCGCAAGACGATGACCCACTCATTTGGGAAGCCGCCCATATTGTGGTGGAATCGCAGCTTGGCTCCACATCTGGCCTGCAACGTCGTCTGAAGGTTGGCTATGCACGTGCCGGGCGTATTATGGACATGCTGGAAGAAAAGGGTGTCGTCGGACCGCCCGACGGTTCCAAGCCGCGCGAGGTCCTGTTGGACGAGGAGGGGCTTGCCGCGCTGGAATCTGTCGACGCCGAGATGGCACGTGAAGATCGTGAGTTTGGAGGATTCTGA